In Marivivens aquimaris, one genomic interval encodes:
- the hrpB gene encoding ATP-dependent helicase HrpB yields the protein MTLPIEDALPDLIDALRAEGRAVLQAPPGAGKTTRVPLALLDAGLTDGKIIMLEPRRLAARAAAERLAEQIGEKPGQTVGYRMRGDSKAGRRIEVVTEGILTRMIQSDPELSGIGAILFDEFHERSLNADLGLALTWEIRQALRDDLLLVVMSATLDAAPVAALLDDAPVITSEGRAYPVEVKHLARPLDHKVRIEPAIADEIVHAVKETEGGVLVFLPGEGEIRRVEAALAGRLPKNVEVRPLYGALPFAKQRAAIAPVASGRKVVLSTSIAETSLTIEDIRVVIDGGLARRSRYDPSSGMARLVTERVTKAEMTQRAGRAGRVAAGVCYRMWTKGEEGGLQAFPPAEIEAADLAGLALEMALWGSTDLPFLTPPPEGTLTEAQELLRSLGALDDSNAITPHGRAVAAMPTHPRLAHMLLTAGKQAATLAALLAERDPMMNAPTDLTLRLRAIQNGDARANRGTIERIKTEAKRLSQGLDQKPPLCAAEMAALAYPDRIGLRRKGDAARFILSGGKGAAMPDGDGLASQRLIVATDLDGDPREAKVRQALALSESELRGLYADRIHWENHCAWSKRDRRVLTRKYEMFGALTLDDRRWDDADPEAVAQAMLDGIREMGLKLSGAARRFRARVELLREGGMDLPAMDDDSLMATLDDWLLPHLDGVRSAEDWKKFNPLEALRGMLDWNQMQLLDREAPAHFTTPLGRKLPIDYDGELPQITVRVQEMFGVTRHPTVGKTPIRVTLLSPGQKPVQVTADIPGFWVNSYPDVRKDMRAQYPKHPWPEDPREADPTLRAKPRGQ from the coding sequence ATGACGCTGCCCATCGAAGACGCCCTCCCCGACCTGATTGACGCCCTTCGCGCCGAAGGTCGCGCCGTGCTGCAAGCGCCTCCGGGTGCGGGTAAGACCACGCGCGTGCCGCTTGCGCTGCTGGACGCGGGGCTGACCGACGGCAAGATCATCATGCTAGAGCCACGTCGCCTCGCCGCGCGGGCAGCAGCCGAACGGCTGGCAGAACAGATTGGCGAAAAGCCAGGGCAGACGGTCGGTTATCGGATGCGCGGCGATAGCAAGGCTGGCCGCCGGATCGAGGTCGTCACCGAAGGCATCCTGACCCGCATGATCCAATCCGACCCTGAGCTGTCGGGCATCGGCGCGATCCTTTTCGACGAATTTCACGAACGCAGCCTGAACGCGGACCTCGGCCTCGCGCTGACATGGGAAATTCGTCAGGCGCTGCGCGACGACCTGCTGCTGGTCGTCATGTCCGCAACGTTGGACGCCGCGCCCGTGGCCGCGCTGCTGGACGATGCGCCGGTCATCACCTCCGAAGGCCGCGCCTATCCGGTGGAAGTCAAACACCTCGCCCGCCCGCTGGATCACAAGGTCCGCATCGAGCCCGCCATCGCGGATGAAATCGTCCACGCGGTCAAGGAAACCGAAGGCGGCGTGCTGGTGTTCCTCCCCGGCGAGGGCGAAATCCGCAGGGTGGAGGCCGCGCTCGCAGGCCGCTTGCCCAAGAATGTCGAGGTCCGCCCGCTGTACGGTGCCCTCCCCTTTGCCAAACAACGCGCCGCGATTGCGCCGGTTGCGAGTGGCCGCAAGGTGGTGCTGTCGACCTCCATCGCCGAAACATCGCTGACCATCGAAGACATCCGTGTGGTGATCGACGGCGGTCTCGCCCGCCGTTCGCGCTACGATCCGTCGTCGGGAATGGCGCGGCTCGTGACAGAACGCGTGACCAAGGCTGAGATGACCCAGCGTGCCGGCCGCGCGGGCCGTGTCGCGGCTGGCGTCTGCTACCGCATGTGGACCAAGGGCGAAGAAGGCGGCCTACAAGCCTTCCCACCTGCCGAAATCGAAGCCGCCGACCTCGCGGGGCTTGCGCTCGAAATGGCGCTTTGGGGTTCGACCGACCTGCCGTTTCTGACCCCGCCGCCCGAAGGCACTCTGACTGAAGCGCAGGAGCTGCTACGCAGCCTCGGCGCACTGGACGACAGCAACGCCATCACGCCGCACGGGCGCGCCGTTGCCGCGATGCCGACCCACCCGCGCCTTGCGCATATGCTGCTGACGGCTGGCAAACAGGCGGCGACATTGGCCGCGCTTCTGGCGGAGCGGGACCCGATGATGAACGCACCGACGGACCTGACGCTGCGCCTCCGCGCGATTCAGAACGGCGACGCCCGCGCCAACCGCGGCACCATCGAACGCATCAAAACCGAGGCCAAACGCCTCTCTCAAGGGCTGGACCAAAAGCCGCCCCTTTGCGCCGCCGAGATGGCCGCCCTCGCCTATCCCGACCGCATTGGTCTGCGTCGCAAAGGCGATGCCGCGCGGTTCATTCTATCAGGCGGCAAAGGTGCCGCGATGCCTGATGGTGATGGGCTCGCCAGCCAGCGCCTGATCGTGGCGACCGACCTTGATGGCGACCCGCGAGAGGCCAAGGTCCGCCAAGCGCTCGCCCTCAGCGAAAGCGAACTGCGCGGCCTCTACGCTGACCGCATCCATTGGGAAAACCACTGCGCGTGGTCCAAGCGCGACCGCCGCGTTCTGACCCGCAAATACGAAATGTTCGGCGCGCTGACGCTGGATGATCGCCGCTGGGACGATGCCGACCCCGAGGCCGTGGCGCAGGCGATGCTGGACGGCATCCGCGAAATGGGCCTGAAGCTGAGTGGTGCCGCACGGCGCTTCCGTGCGCGGGTGGAACTGCTGCGCGAGGGCGGCATGGACCTGCCCGCGATGGACGACGACAGCCTCATGGCCACGCTGGACGACTGGCTTCTGCCGCATCTGGACGGCGTCCGCTCCGCCGAAGACTGGAAGAAATTCAACCCGCTCGAAGCGTTGCGGGGGATGCTCGACTGGAACCAGATGCAGCTGCTCGACCGCGAAGCGCCTGCGCATTTCACCACGCCGCTCGGGCGCAAACTGCCCATCGACTATGATGGCGAGTTGCCGCAAATCACGGTACGCGTGCAGGAGATGTTCGGCGTAACCCGTCACCCGACGGTCGGCAAAACGCCGATCCGCGTGACGCTGCTGTCACCGGGTCAGAAGCCCGTGCAGGTCACGGCGGATATTCCTGGGTTCTGGGTCAATTCCTACCCCGACGTGCGCAAGGACATGCGGGCGCAATACCCCAAACATCCGTGGCCCGAAGACCCCCGCGAGGCCGACCCGACGCTGCGCGCCAAGCCTCGCGGTCAGTGA